ATTGTTTGATGGTAATTCCGTTTGAGATTACCGCTAAACGATATCCTTGACTTTTAAGATAAATCAATGTGTTGATTGTTTCTGGAAACGGTCTTAAAAGTGCCATTTTAACGTTGTGGTAGGTAATCATTCCTAAAGCTACAAGCATAGGGTCCTCATGGCCCAATACGACCTGGGTCAGGACATTGAAGTGTTTACCATAATTTGATCCTTTCTCACGTATGATGGTTTTTAAAACTCCGTATGCTTCATCCTTGTCAAGTGGCAGTCCATTGTCTACCATTAATCCTATTGCTGCTTTTCGTGCAGTTTCTGCAAAATCAGATGTGTCCAATAGGGTTCCATCAATATCGAAAAATACTACACGGTCATCATCATTTTGAATCATATGATTTTATTTTTATTTTAAAAATATTTATATTTTTAGAAATATGCATCGAGGCTTTGCTGAACTTCACCTTTTGCAAGATCTTCAAGTTCCTTTTTTGAATATCCGAAGGCATACATAATTCTCTCCATTGCAGGAATCATCTGGTTGTTTATGTAATAGTCCTTGTCATATTCGTATCCTTCGCTATACTCATAGGGAACCGCCCTTTGGCTGATGGATCCTTTTCCCTTGACGATGATGTACTGGACGATGGTTCCACGGCTAACCTTGATGCCGTGCTCCTCTATTCTTCTTGCGGCCACTACGTGAGGTCCTACCTGCTTGTACTGGTCAAGAGGCTTGGTGATTTGGGTGTGTATGATGAGCTCTTTTCTTTCAACATCTCCATTTTTGAGTCTTTTGAAAACCTTTTTAACTTCTTTAATGGCTTTGTCGGAGTCTCCTTCATTTAAGATGGCCATCAGAATGGCTTCTTGGGTGTTTTTTACGATAGGTGCCCAGTCTCTTCTAACTAGCTCCAGACCTTTCGCAATAATCTCTCCATCTTCGATTACTGCATACCTTTTTTTGCTTACAAAGAAACCTCTTCTGTAGAACCCTTCATATTCCAGTTCCATGCTTTCCGGAAGGGTTGAATTGAGGTATTTCAGGAATTTTTGAGCTTGCTCTTTAATTTCAGCTTCAAGTTCGAGTTGCTCTTTTGTCTCTTCAACCATTTTGACACCTAATTTAACTATATTTAAAATAGTTTTAATATTTTTCGACAACAATTTTTCAAGGTTAGGTCAATTTCATTGCCTTGATGCTGTTAAATTTATCTGAAAAAAACTGATAGGCAGTTTTCAAATGCTCTACGACTTTATATATATTTAAATAAGGATAAATTATTTTTGAGGCTTGATAAAATGGAAAAAAGAATGATTTCAAGTTATGATGAAATAAACGATACCTTTGTAGGTAAGGTAGATGGAGAAAATGGCTATGCTGCAGATTATGGAATAAGTGAAGGCATATTTTTAAGAATTAACAATTCCAACCTTCCAACATCAGTATTTATTCCAAACGCTTCAAAAGTCTTAAACATTTCAAAAAGCATTTTAGAAAGTTCAGATGTTAAGATTGGCATTAAATGTGATGATTTCTCTTTGTCATTCAGGATGTGCATTGACGATTTGCTTGTATTTTCAACAAAATGCAAAAACAGCTTCGGCATCCCAAATTTGAACTTTCTAATCGACTGCAACATGTAGTTAAAAAATAGGGATTTTCATCCTTATTTTTTTTTGGAAATTTTGTTCAAATGGGACTCTTTCAAAAACTTTGTTGATTTGAAATTTTTTGATGAAATTGGTTTGGAATTTTTAATTTTATCTAAAAATAGTTAAATTTAATAAATAGGTGGA
This region of uncultured Methanobrevibacter sp. genomic DNA includes:
- a CDS encoding TIGR02253 family HAD-type hydrolase, which codes for MIQNDDDRVVFFDIDGTLLDTSDFAETARKAAIGLMVDNGLPLDKDEAYGVLKTIIREKGSNYGKHFNVLTQVVLGHEDPMLVALGMITYHNVKMALLRPFPETINTLIYLKSQGYRLAVISNGITIKQWEKLVRLNIHSFFDAVITSEEVGKEKPHKLIFDVALRKMKGNPERSIMIGNKFKADALGAVNAGMRAILLNADVTEEDRDYIKKEKLDITLIDDIGDVDTIL
- a CDS encoding DNA polymerase domain-containing protein, with the protein product MVEETKEQLELEAEIKEQAQKFLKYLNSTLPESMELEYEGFYRRGFFVSKKRYAVIEDGEIIAKGLELVRRDWAPIVKNTQEAILMAILNEGDSDKAIKEVKKVFKRLKNGDVERKELIIHTQITKPLDQYKQVGPHVVAARRIEEHGIKVSRGTIVQYIIVKGKGSISQRAVPYEYSEGYEYDKDYYINNQMIPAMERIMYAFGYSKKELEDLAKGEVQQSLDAYF